A single genomic interval of Aureliella helgolandensis harbors:
- a CDS encoding phage tail tape measure protein yields MAAKDIEAGRAHVLIRLRDQVSAGLKKTERNFAKFGRSFATAGLALGAAAGGPLVRVMQVFGGFDAAMARVSAITNGTTDELAKLRAEAKRLGATTQFSATQAAEGMVFLGMAGFNTQQVLAGIGPVLNVAAAGMLELGRAADIVSDATTAFGLAAEDTGRVADVMAKTATSSNTSIEQMGEAFTYAAAQGKAAGQTIEDVSAALGVLGNSGLKASIAGTGVQGIFKRLVQPDALAMLRSMGVSLADSAGNIRPLTALMADLQRATSRMTQLKKLQTFEELFGLHSKSAIILSDNASALEQLTGKLYNATGAADSMASKMQDSVMGRWLGFTSAFEAIHVALGEAFKGPTQSVLAFGATSMRVIAAFIDGNQTLFKTIGLIAGGIAAVGIVLTTIGFSFLAASFAVGGLATAISFLASIIGFVFSPLGLAVAVLIGLGIAAYQFRSQLAAAFSSVAEYFRPLIDGIGHVWEIFSETFGAIVAELQGGNLGNAAGIAWLGFVAAAWQGVAELGGAIDAALGFLQAWIPGVDNVRTYITGAFASIGQSILAGRWDLAGAIAMTKLKLAVAHGWGAITNVWAGAMTGIGTIWDFTIYGLRSTWNALATAIRASVFIITDVFTSIIDRLDQLWTSFASTAARIDAWMTGSKMHSNLADKYTSDFAARTAARKAASDKERAAIGRSQREGQARIDSDLNRRVTGRVQSEQGVNNRNQARQSQLRAEIANLERQAATAYAGAGAPTIENVAAKAREDLRQAIADSQKQAQAGTQGNGPTNAALRRQAGVGGGQLAKITSSGTFSAAAAAQALGFDTRPAEQTAKNTKKIVQLIQNNRGGALFT; encoded by the coding sequence ATGGCAGCCAAAGACATCGAGGCGGGTAGAGCTCACGTACTGATTCGCTTGAGAGATCAAGTCTCGGCCGGACTGAAAAAGACCGAACGGAACTTCGCCAAGTTCGGACGTAGCTTTGCGACTGCAGGCCTGGCACTCGGAGCTGCTGCAGGTGGTCCGCTGGTCCGCGTGATGCAAGTGTTTGGCGGGTTCGATGCTGCCATGGCTCGCGTCTCGGCAATTACCAATGGCACCACGGACGAACTAGCGAAGCTGCGTGCCGAGGCCAAGCGTCTGGGAGCCACAACGCAGTTCAGTGCCACGCAGGCTGCCGAGGGAATGGTTTTCCTCGGGATGGCTGGATTCAATACCCAACAAGTTCTCGCTGGGATTGGTCCAGTGCTGAATGTGGCGGCTGCCGGGATGCTGGAGCTTGGGCGAGCCGCGGATATCGTTTCCGATGCCACGACGGCTTTCGGCCTGGCTGCCGAGGATACCGGACGGGTTGCCGACGTGATGGCCAAAACTGCAACGAGCTCGAATACGTCGATCGAGCAAATGGGAGAGGCCTTTACCTACGCTGCAGCCCAGGGCAAGGCAGCTGGACAAACCATTGAGGACGTTTCGGCCGCTCTCGGAGTACTTGGCAACTCTGGACTCAAGGCGTCCATCGCTGGAACCGGCGTGCAAGGCATTTTCAAGCGACTGGTACAACCCGACGCATTGGCCATGCTGCGTTCCATGGGAGTATCCCTGGCGGACTCAGCAGGCAATATTCGCCCGCTCACGGCGCTGATGGCAGACTTGCAAAGAGCCACCTCCCGAATGACTCAGCTCAAGAAGCTGCAGACCTTCGAGGAGCTGTTCGGATTGCACTCGAAATCTGCGATCATTCTTTCGGACAATGCTTCAGCACTCGAACAGCTGACTGGCAAGTTGTACAACGCGACCGGAGCGGCAGATTCGATGGCTTCCAAGATGCAAGACTCGGTCATGGGCCGTTGGCTTGGTTTCACCTCTGCGTTCGAAGCGATTCACGTTGCACTGGGGGAAGCGTTCAAAGGTCCCACACAATCGGTGCTGGCGTTCGGTGCCACGTCCATGCGTGTGATTGCAGCGTTTATCGATGGCAATCAAACGCTTTTTAAAACGATCGGATTGATAGCAGGCGGCATTGCTGCAGTTGGCATCGTGCTGACCACCATTGGCTTTTCGTTTCTGGCAGCCTCGTTCGCCGTCGGTGGTCTGGCAACGGCGATCAGCTTTCTGGCATCTATTATTGGCTTCGTCTTCTCGCCACTTGGCCTGGCTGTTGCCGTGCTCATTGGCCTTGGCATCGCAGCCTACCAGTTTCGTTCCCAACTCGCTGCAGCATTCTCCTCGGTGGCCGAGTACTTCCGACCACTCATAGACGGGATAGGCCACGTGTGGGAGATCTTCAGTGAAACGTTCGGTGCAATTGTGGCCGAACTGCAGGGAGGAAACCTGGGCAACGCTGCGGGTATCGCATGGCTAGGGTTTGTGGCTGCAGCCTGGCAGGGCGTGGCCGAGTTGGGTGGGGCCATTGATGCTGCTCTTGGTTTTCTGCAGGCCTGGATTCCTGGCGTGGACAACGTACGCACCTACATCACTGGGGCATTCGCATCAATTGGTCAATCGATCCTGGCCGGGCGGTGGGACCTGGCAGGAGCGATTGCAATGACGAAACTCAAGTTGGCAGTTGCCCACGGTTGGGGAGCGATTACCAACGTATGGGCAGGTGCCATGACGGGCATCGGTACCATTTGGGATTTCACTATCTACGGGTTGCGAAGTACTTGGAACGCACTCGCCACAGCAATTCGCGCATCGGTGTTCATCATCACTGACGTCTTCACATCGATTATTGATCGACTTGATCAGCTTTGGACTTCCTTTGCCTCAACAGCAGCACGAATTGATGCATGGATGACCGGAAGCAAAATGCACTCGAACTTGGCAGATAAATACACCAGTGATTTTGCAGCCAGAACCGCCGCTCGCAAAGCAGCTAGCGACAAAGAGCGAGCTGCGATCGGACGCTCGCAGCGAGAAGGGCAAGCCCGAATCGACAGTGACCTGAATCGCCGCGTAACCGGACGTGTTCAATCGGAGCAAGGCGTCAACAATCGCAATCAAGCACGGCAATCACAATTGCGGGCTGAAATTGCCAATCTTGAAAGGCAAGCTGCAACGGCCTACGCTGGCGCCGGAGCTCCAACGATTGAGAACGTCGCTGCCAAGGCTCGCGAGGATCTGCGCCAAGCGATCGCAGATTCACAGAAGCAAGCCCAAGCGGGTACGCAAGGGAACGGCCCAACCAATGCAGCTCTGCGCAGGCAAGCTGGCGTCGGTGGTGGACAGCTCGCCAAGATCACCAGCTCCGGGACGTTCTCGGCGGCCGCTGCAGCTCAGGCACTCGGTTTCGACACGCGACCTGCAGAGCAGACCGCCAAGAATACAAAGAAGATTGTGCAGCTGATCCAAAACAACCGGGGCGGAGCCCTTTTCACTTAA